The Streptomyces sp. NBC_00440 genome contains a region encoding:
- a CDS encoding ATP-binding protein, protein MSTTRQQPPGDLGPERDGAGPASTVSAEGRIRTLSLQSASGIVPLARDFTRQALYDWAWLPAGSADRRAAAEDVLLVVSELVTNACLHAEGPEELRVSYGQKVLRLEVADRGAGQPAPRSPHRAGRPGGHGMFIVERLCLDWGVVRTPGRPGKMVWAELAAPA, encoded by the coding sequence ATGAGCACCACCCGGCAGCAGCCGCCGGGGGACCTCGGCCCCGAGCGCGACGGCGCCGGACCAGCCTCTACCGTGTCCGCCGAAGGCCGCATCCGCACGCTCTCCCTGCAGAGTGCGAGCGGCATTGTTCCGCTGGCGCGTGATTTCACGCGCCAGGCGCTCTACGACTGGGCCTGGCTGCCCGCCGGGAGCGCCGACCGCCGTGCCGCGGCTGAGGACGTCCTGCTGGTCGTGTCCGAGCTGGTCACCAACGCGTGCCTGCACGCCGAGGGCCCCGAGGAGCTCCGCGTCTCGTACGGGCAGAAGGTGCTCCGTCTTGAGGTCGCCGACCGTGGCGCGGGCCAGCCCGCACCGCGCAGCCCGCACCGGGCCGGCCGGCCCGGCGGGCACGGCATGTTCATCGTGGAGCGGCTCTGTCTCGACTGGGGCGTGGTCCGTACGCCCGGCAGGCCCGGCAAGATGGTCTGGGCCGAGCTGGCCGCGCCGGCGTAG
- a CDS encoding STAS domain-containing protein: MDRETVGSMNRGRLQVEVRSVGRSEVVTPAGELDHHTAELLSEPLDQALERGRSRLVIDCSRLEFCDSTGLNVLLGARLKAEAAGGGVHLAGMLPVVARVFEITGAEAVFTVHDCLEDALRD, translated from the coding sequence ATGGACCGCGAGACGGTCGGCAGCATGAACCGGGGCCGGCTTCAGGTCGAAGTCAGGTCCGTGGGCCGGAGTGAGGTCGTGACTCCGGCAGGTGAGCTTGATCACCACACTGCCGAATTGCTGAGCGAGCCGCTGGATCAGGCGCTGGAGCGCGGCCGGTCGAGACTGGTCATCGACTGCTCCCGGCTGGAATTCTGCGACTCGACCGGACTGAACGTGCTCCTCGGGGCCCGCCTCAAGGCGGAGGCCGCCGGGGGAGGGGTTCACCTGGCCGGGATGCTTCCCGTGGTGGCCAGAGTGTTCGAGATCACAGGCGCCGAGGCGGTCTTCACCGTGCACGATTGTCTCGAAGACGCGCTGCGCGACTGA
- a CDS encoding RNA polymerase sigma factor SigF, with amino-acid sequence MSPRLDESRSDTSTARPTQPHRIESGIEDFPEIPPYDEVGPLDARALSKTLFSRLESLEEGTHEYAYVRNTLVELNLALVKFAASRFRSRSEPMEDIIQVGTIGLIKAIDRFELSRGVEFPTFAMPTIIGEIKRFFRDTSWSVRVPRRLQELRLDLAKAGDELAQQLDRSPTVAELAARLDLTKEEVVEGMAASNAYTASSLDAQPEEDESEGALADRIGYEDHDLEGVEYIESLKPLIAGLPSRDRQILSLRFVANMTQSEIGEELGISQMHVSRLLSRTLVKLRKGLTLEQ; translated from the coding sequence ATGTCACCCCGGCTCGACGAATCCCGCAGCGATACGTCGACTGCACGTCCTACCCAGCCCCACCGGATCGAGTCCGGAATCGAGGATTTTCCTGAGATTCCGCCGTACGACGAAGTGGGCCCGCTGGACGCCAGGGCCCTGTCGAAGACGCTCTTCTCGCGGCTGGAGTCCCTCGAAGAGGGAACGCACGAGTACGCGTATGTCCGCAACACGCTCGTCGAGCTCAACCTGGCCCTGGTCAAGTTCGCCGCCTCCCGGTTCCGCTCACGCAGCGAACCGATGGAAGACATCATCCAGGTCGGCACGATCGGTCTGATCAAGGCGATAGACCGCTTCGAGCTCAGCAGGGGCGTGGAATTCCCCACATTCGCGATGCCGACGATCATCGGCGAGATCAAGCGTTTCTTCCGTGACACCTCCTGGTCGGTGCGGGTGCCGCGCCGTCTCCAGGAGCTCCGTCTCGACCTCGCCAAGGCAGGCGACGAGCTCGCCCAGCAGCTCGACCGCTCCCCGACCGTGGCGGAACTCGCCGCGCGCCTCGACCTGACCAAGGAAGAGGTCGTCGAAGGGATGGCGGCGAGCAACGCGTACACCGCGAGCTCGCTGGACGCCCAGCCCGAGGAGGACGAGTCCGAGGGCGCGCTGGCCGACCGGATCGGCTACGAGGACCACGACCTCGAAGGCGTCGAGTACATCGAGTCGCTCAAGCCCCTCATAGCCGGGCTCCCCTCGCGCGACCGGCAGATCCTGTCGCTGCGCTTCGTCGCCAACATGACGCAGTCGGAGATCGGCGAAGAGCTGGGCATCTCGCAGATGCATGTGTCGCGGCTGCTGTCGCGCACTCTGGTAAAGCTGCGCAAGGGGCTGACCCTGGAGCAGTGA
- the hutI gene encoding imidazolonepropionase, which translates to MTNPATALTHIGSLVTNDPSLGDGSPLGLIQDAALVIDGDRIAWVGESSKAPATDNAVDAGGRAVIPGFVDSHSHLVFAGDRTAEFNARMSGRSYSAGGIRTTVAATRTATDEQLSANVAAYLQEALRQGTTTLETKSGYGLTVQDEARALRIAARHTEEVTYLGAHIVAPEYADDPAGYVDLVTGEMLDACAPHARWVDVFCEKGAFDGDQARAILTAGRARGLHPRVHANQLGHGPGVQLAVELDAASADHCTHLTDEDVTALADGDTVATLLPGAEFSTRAAWPDARRLLDAGVTVALSTDCNPGSSFTSSMPFCIALAVRDMGMSPDEALRAATAGGAQALRRTDIGRLVPGARADLTLLDAPSHVHLAYRPGVPLVSGVWQRGTRVV; encoded by the coding sequence ATGACGAACCCCGCCACCGCCCTCACCCACATCGGCAGTCTGGTCACCAACGACCCCTCCCTCGGGGACGGATCCCCGCTCGGTCTGATCCAGGACGCGGCGCTCGTCATCGACGGCGACCGCATCGCCTGGGTCGGTGAATCCAGCAAAGCACCCGCCACTGACAACGCGGTCGACGCGGGCGGCCGGGCGGTGATCCCGGGGTTCGTCGACTCGCACTCGCACCTGGTCTTCGCGGGCGACCGGACGGCCGAGTTCAACGCGCGCATGTCGGGCCGCAGTTACTCGGCGGGCGGGATCCGCACCACGGTCGCCGCCACCCGCACCGCCACCGACGAGCAGCTCTCGGCGAACGTCGCCGCGTACCTCCAGGAGGCGCTCCGCCAGGGCACCACCACGCTGGAGACGAAATCCGGCTACGGCCTGACCGTCCAGGACGAGGCGCGGGCCCTGCGGATCGCGGCCCGCCACACCGAAGAGGTCACCTACCTGGGTGCCCACATCGTCGCGCCCGAGTACGCCGACGACCCCGCCGGGTACGTCGATCTGGTCACCGGCGAGATGCTCGACGCCTGTGCGCCGCACGCCCGCTGGGTCGACGTGTTCTGCGAGAAGGGCGCCTTCGACGGCGACCAGGCCCGCGCGATCCTCACCGCCGGGCGGGCCAGGGGCCTGCATCCGCGCGTCCACGCCAACCAGCTCGGTCACGGGCCGGGGGTGCAGCTGGCCGTCGAGCTGGACGCCGCTTCGGCCGACCACTGCACCCATCTCACCGACGAGGATGTCACGGCCCTGGCCGACGGCGACACCGTGGCCACACTGCTGCCGGGCGCCGAGTTCTCCACCCGCGCAGCCTGGCCGGACGCCCGCCGCCTCCTCGACGCCGGGGTGACGGTCGCGCTCTCCACCGACTGCAACCCGGGCTCGTCGTTCACGTCCTCCATGCCGTTCTGTATCGCCCTGGCGGTACGGGACATGGGGATGAGCCCGGACGAGGCGCTCCGGGCGGCCACCGCGGGCGGCGCGCAGGCGCTGCGCCGCACGGACATCGGCCGTCTCGTGCCGGGGGCCAGGGCGGACCTGACCCTGCTCGACGCCCCGTCCCACGTCCACCTCGCCTACCGGCCCGGTGTCCCGCTGGTCTCGGGGGTGTGGCAGCGCGGAACCCGGGTGGTCTGA
- a CDS encoding formimidoylglutamate deiminase, which translates to MQVTYWLEHAWLDTHVEPGVVLETDQGRITAVRKEVPAPPPGATALRGLTIPGLANAHSHAFHRALRSAAQVGSGTFWTWRDVMYGVAARLTPDTYHALARAVYAEMAMAGITVVGEFHYVHHTPGGAAYDDPNAMGEALIAAADDAGIRITLLDTAYLASGMIDKYRSAEPEKHQLRFSDGSAQSWAERVSLLKDRDHARIGAAVHSVRAVPADQLGTVAAWAGSRRAPLHVHLSEQTAENESCLAAHGCTPTRLLADHGVLGPRTTGVHNTHLTDEDIRLLGSSGTGTCMCPTTERDLADGIGPATRLQHAGSPLSLGSDSHAVIDILEEARALELNERLRSRTRGHWTAAALLRAATDDGHNALGWPEGGVIETGALADLTTIALDTVRTAGPVPRLGAETAVFAGSAADVRHTVVGGRHVVRDGVHALVQDVPHALAESIAALRP; encoded by the coding sequence GTGCAGGTGACGTACTGGCTGGAACACGCCTGGCTCGACACACACGTCGAGCCGGGCGTCGTCCTGGAGACCGACCAGGGCCGGATCACGGCTGTCCGCAAGGAGGTGCCGGCACCACCGCCCGGCGCGACGGCCCTGCGCGGCCTGACCATCCCGGGCCTGGCGAACGCCCACAGCCACGCCTTCCACCGCGCCCTGCGGTCCGCCGCCCAGGTGGGCTCCGGCACCTTCTGGACCTGGCGCGACGTGATGTACGGCGTGGCCGCCCGGCTGACCCCGGACACCTACCACGCGCTCGCCCGCGCGGTGTACGCCGAGATGGCGATGGCCGGGATCACCGTGGTCGGTGAATTTCACTATGTGCACCACACGCCGGGTGGCGCCGCCTACGACGACCCGAACGCGATGGGCGAGGCGCTGATCGCCGCCGCCGACGACGCGGGCATCCGCATCACCCTCCTCGACACCGCCTATCTGGCGTCCGGGATGATCGACAAGTACCGCAGCGCGGAGCCCGAGAAGCACCAGCTGCGCTTCTCCGACGGCTCGGCGCAGAGCTGGGCCGAGCGGGTGTCCCTGCTGAAGGACCGCGACCACGCCCGGATCGGCGCGGCCGTCCACTCCGTGCGGGCGGTCCCGGCCGACCAGCTCGGCACCGTGGCCGCCTGGGCCGGGAGCCGGCGGGCCCCGCTGCACGTCCACCTCTCCGAGCAGACCGCCGAGAACGAGTCCTGCCTGGCGGCGCACGGCTGCACGCCCACCCGGCTGCTCGCCGACCACGGAGTCCTCGGGCCCCGCACCACCGGCGTCCACAACACCCATCTCACCGACGAGGACATCCGCCTCCTCGGCTCCTCGGGGACCGGCACCTGTATGTGCCCCACCACCGAACGCGATCTCGCCGACGGCATCGGCCCCGCCACCCGGCTCCAGCACGCGGGCAGCCCGCTCTCCCTGGGCAGCGACAGCCACGCCGTGATCGACATCCTCGAAGAGGCCCGCGCCCTGGAGCTCAACGAACGGCTGCGCTCGCGCACCCGGGGCCACTGGACGGCAGCGGCGCTGCTGCGCGCTGCCACCGACGACGGGCACAACGCGCTCGGCTGGCCCGAGGGAGGCGTCATCGAGACCGGCGCGCTCGCCGACCTCACGACGATCGCACTCGACACGGTCAGAACAGCTGGGCCCGTACCGCGCCTCGGAGCGGAGACCGCGGTATTCGCCGGCTCCGCAGCCGACGTACGCCACACGGTCGTGGGCGGCCGCCATGTCGTACGCGACGGAGTCCACGCACTGGTCCAGGACGTCCCGCACGCACTGGCCGAGTCGATCGCGGCGCTGCGTCCCTGA
- a CDS encoding allantoate amidohydrolase, whose product MWAELLPIGRSSDSGGYRRHAWTGADADCRAWFKDQALARGLTYELDRNGNQWAWLGDPLGTDAVVTGSHLDSVPDGGAFDGPLGVVSSFAALDELRRRGAEFTRPLAISNFGDEEGARFGLACVGSRLAAGQLTVDQAHRLRDGDGISLPDAMEQAGYDPAGIGPDPQRLARIGAFVELHVEQGRALDLSGDPVGIASAIWPHGRWRYDFHGEANHAGTTRLVDRRDPMLTYAETVIAARRQAELAGAVATFGKVSVEPNGVNAIPSLVRGWLDSRAADQSTLDTVIAGIEQAARERGERDGVDVRVTRESFTPVVEFEHALRDELRKILGGDGTDVPVLGTGAGHDAGILSASVPTAMLFVRNPTGVSHSPAENAGEDDCLAGVTALADVLEGLACR is encoded by the coding sequence ATGTGGGCGGAGCTGCTGCCCATCGGCCGCAGCTCCGACTCCGGCGGGTACCGCCGGCACGCCTGGACCGGCGCCGACGCCGACTGCCGCGCCTGGTTCAAGGACCAGGCGCTGGCCCGCGGTCTCACCTACGAACTCGACCGCAACGGCAACCAGTGGGCCTGGCTGGGTGACCCGCTGGGCACCGACGCCGTCGTCACCGGCTCGCACCTGGACTCCGTACCGGACGGCGGTGCCTTCGACGGGCCCCTCGGGGTGGTCTCCTCCTTCGCCGCGCTCGACGAACTCCGCCGCAGGGGAGCCGAGTTCACCAGGCCGCTGGCGATCAGCAACTTCGGCGACGAGGAAGGAGCCCGCTTCGGGCTCGCCTGTGTGGGCTCCCGGCTCGCCGCCGGACAGCTCACCGTCGACCAGGCGCACCGGCTCCGCGACGGCGACGGCATCTCGCTGCCCGACGCCATGGAGCAGGCCGGGTACGACCCCGCCGGTATCGGCCCCGACCCCCAGCGGCTCGCCCGGATCGGCGCCTTCGTCGAGCTCCATGTGGAGCAGGGGCGCGCCCTCGACCTCAGCGGCGACCCGGTCGGTATCGCCTCGGCGATCTGGCCGCACGGCCGCTGGCGGTACGACTTCCACGGCGAGGCCAACCACGCCGGGACGACCCGTCTGGTGGACCGCCGCGACCCGATGCTGACGTACGCCGAGACGGTCATCGCCGCCCGCCGCCAGGCGGAACTCGCGGGCGCCGTGGCCACCTTCGGCAAGGTCTCCGTCGAGCCGAACGGGGTCAACGCGATCCCCTCCCTGGTGCGCGGCTGGCTCGACTCGCGCGCCGCCGACCAGTCGACCCTGGACACGGTCATCGCCGGTATCGAGCAGGCGGCCAGGGAACGCGGCGAGCGGGACGGCGTGGACGTCCGCGTCACCCGGGAGTCCTTCACCCCCGTCGTCGAGTTCGAGCACGCCCTGCGCGACGAACTCCGCAAGATCCTCGGTGGCGACGGCACCGACGTGCCCGTTCTCGGAACGGGCGCGGGACACGACGCCGGGATCCTCTCCGCGTCCGTCCCGACCGCCATGCTGTTCGTACGCAACCCCACGGGCGTCTCGCACTCCCCGGCGGAGAACGCCGGTGAGGACGACTGCCTGGCCGGGGTGACCGCACTCGCCGATGTACTGGAGGGCCTGGCGTGCAGGTGA
- the hutU gene encoding urocanate hydratase, with translation MSGPRPVRAPRGTELSTLGWQQEAALRMLQNNLDPEVAEHPDKLVVYGGTGKAARDWRSFDAMVRTLQTLKQDETMLVQSGRPVGVMQTHEWAPRVLIANSNLVGDWANWEEFRRLESLGLTMYGQMTAGSWIYIGTQGILQGTYETFAAVAAKRFNGTLAGTITLTAGLGGMGGAQPLAVTMNDGVAICIDVDPRAIERRIEHRYLDVRANSLEHALQLATEARDARKPLSIGLLGNAAELLPRMLAEGAPIDIVTDQTSAHDPLAYLPLGIDFDDMAAYAAEKPADFTVRARESMARHVEAMVGFMDAGAEVFDYGNSIRGEAQLAGYSRAFDFPGFVPAYIRPLFCEGKGPFRWAALSGEAADIHKTDKALLELFPENESLHRWIKMAGERVHFQGLPARICWLGQGERDKAGARFNDMVADGTLAAPLVIGRDHLDCGSVASPYRETEAMLDGSDAIADWPLLNAMVNVASGASWVSIHHGGGVGMGRSIHAGQVSVADGTPLAGEKIRRVLTNDPGMGVIRHVDAGYDIAERVADERGVRIPMREGGQQ, from the coding sequence ATGTCAGGACCCCGGCCGGTACGAGCGCCGCGCGGTACGGAGCTGAGCACCCTGGGATGGCAGCAGGAGGCCGCCCTGCGCATGCTCCAGAACAACCTGGACCCGGAGGTCGCCGAGCACCCCGACAAGCTCGTCGTCTACGGCGGCACCGGCAAGGCCGCCCGCGACTGGCGCTCCTTCGACGCCATGGTGCGCACGCTGCAGACGCTCAAGCAGGACGAGACGATGCTCGTCCAGTCGGGCCGCCCGGTCGGCGTGATGCAGACCCACGAGTGGGCCCCGCGCGTGCTCATCGCCAACTCCAACCTGGTGGGCGACTGGGCCAACTGGGAGGAGTTCCGGCGGCTCGAATCGCTCGGGCTCACCATGTACGGTCAGATGACGGCCGGCTCCTGGATCTACATCGGCACCCAGGGCATCCTCCAGGGCACCTACGAGACCTTCGCCGCCGTCGCCGCCAAGCGCTTCAACGGCACGCTCGCCGGGACCATCACGCTCACCGCCGGGCTCGGCGGCATGGGCGGCGCCCAGCCGCTCGCCGTGACGATGAACGACGGCGTCGCGATCTGCATCGACGTCGACCCGCGTGCCATCGAGCGCCGTATCGAGCACCGCTACCTGGACGTCCGCGCGAACTCCCTGGAGCACGCCCTCCAGCTCGCCACCGAGGCGCGCGACGCCCGCAAGCCGCTCTCCATCGGCCTCCTCGGCAACGCCGCCGAACTGCTGCCCCGGATGCTCGCCGAGGGCGCGCCGATCGACATCGTGACGGACCAGACCTCCGCCCACGACCCGCTCGCCTACCTGCCGCTCGGCATCGACTTCGACGACATGGCCGCGTACGCCGCCGAGAAGCCCGCCGACTTCACGGTGCGCGCCCGCGAGTCGATGGCCCGGCACGTCGAGGCCATGGTCGGCTTCATGGACGCCGGGGCCGAGGTCTTCGACTACGGCAACTCCATCCGCGGTGAAGCCCAACTCGCCGGTTACAGCCGGGCGTTCGACTTCCCCGGCTTCGTGCCCGCCTATATCCGCCCGCTCTTCTGCGAGGGCAAGGGACCGTTCCGCTGGGCCGCGCTCTCCGGTGAGGCCGCGGACATCCACAAGACGGACAAGGCGCTCCTGGAGCTGTTCCCGGAGAACGAGTCGCTGCACCGCTGGATCAAGATGGCCGGTGAGCGCGTCCACTTCCAGGGCCTGCCCGCCCGCATCTGCTGGCTCGGCCAGGGCGAGCGCGACAAGGCCGGCGCCCGCTTCAACGACATGGTCGCCGACGGCACCCTCGCCGCCCCGCTGGTCATCGGCCGCGACCACCTCGACTGCGGCTCGGTCGCCTCTCCGTACCGCGAGACCGAAGCCATGCTCGACGGCTCCGACGCCATCGCGGACTGGCCGCTGCTCAACGCCATGGTCAATGTCGCGTCCGGTGCCTCCTGGGTCTCCATCCACCACGGCGGCGGGGTCGGCATGGGCCGCTCCATCCACGCCGGGCAGGTCTCGGTGGCCGACGGCACCCCGCTCGCGGGCGAGAAGATCCGCCGGGTGCTCACCAACGACCCGGGCATGGGCGTCATCCGCCATGTCGACGCCGGATACGACATCGCCGAGCGGGTGGCCGACGAGCGCGGCGTCCGCATCCCGATGCGCGAGGGCGGGCAGCAGTGA
- a CDS encoding diaminopimelate decarboxylase, with the protein MASETGSGTAADTGSGAGSATGSGAGSETGAVARREQAVRAAVATGLAGPESPVVGLLDIHGIRSGAAALRAAFEEVTPPGTSVLHAFAVKAAPLVPVLRLLADEGIGAEVASPGELALARAAGVRPAHTVLDSPAKTPAELREALAIGIAVNADNPQELARLDALVRSAPTASPLGLRVNPQTGAGSIGALSTATATSKFGVALRDEGAREWVVRAFLDRPWLNRLHTHSGSQGVPLELMAEGVRAVHELAEEINAAAGRQQIDTIDIGGGLPVNFSSDGETPTYAEYARLLKATAPGLLDGRYGLVTEFGRSLLAKHGTILARVEYAKSAGGRAIAVTHAGVQVATRTVYAPASWPLRIAAYDSEGRPSTAPVTAQDIAGPACFAGDLLAEDRELPLLGQGDYVAVLDTGAYYFAHHYAYNSLARPAVYGFAAGAAAETASGARGVRFATVRDAQSVAEIVAESGGAHTDALL; encoded by the coding sequence ATGGCTTCTGAAACGGGTTCTGGAACAGCCGCCGATACGGGCTCCGGTGCGGGTTCGGCTACGGGCTCCGGTGCGGGTTCCGAGACGGGTGCCGTCGCACGGCGTGAGCAGGCCGTACGGGCCGCGGTGGCGACCGGTCTCGCCGGGCCGGAGAGCCCCGTCGTCGGGCTCCTGGACATCCACGGCATCCGCTCCGGCGCGGCCGCCCTGCGGGCCGCCTTCGAGGAGGTCACCCCGCCGGGTACCTCCGTTCTGCACGCTTTCGCCGTGAAGGCGGCCCCGCTCGTCCCCGTGCTGCGGCTGCTCGCCGATGAAGGCATCGGCGCGGAGGTCGCGAGCCCGGGTGAGCTGGCGCTGGCCCGCGCCGCGGGGGTGCGCCCGGCGCATACCGTCCTGGACTCCCCCGCCAAGACCCCGGCCGAGCTGCGCGAGGCGCTCGCCATCGGGATCGCCGTGAACGCCGACAACCCGCAGGAGCTGGCCCGGCTCGACGCCCTCGTCCGGTCGGCCCCGACGGCCTCACCGCTGGGCCTGCGCGTCAATCCGCAGACCGGCGCCGGCTCCATCGGCGCGCTGTCGACGGCCACCGCGACCTCCAAGTTCGGGGTGGCGCTGCGCGACGAGGGCGCCCGCGAGTGGGTCGTCCGCGCCTTCCTGGACCGCCCCTGGCTGAACCGGCTGCACACCCATTCGGGCTCACAGGGCGTACCGCTGGAGCTCATGGCCGAGGGCGTACGGGCCGTCCACGAACTGGCCGAGGAGATCAACGCGGCGGCGGGCAGACAGCAGATCGACACCATCGACATCGGCGGCGGCCTCCCGGTGAACTTCTCGTCGGACGGCGAGACCCCCACGTACGCCGAGTACGCACGGCTCCTCAAGGCGACCGCGCCCGGCCTGCTCGACGGCCGCTACGGCCTGGTCACCGAGTTCGGCCGCTCGCTGCTCGCCAAGCACGGCACGATCCTGGCCCGCGTCGAGTACGCCAAGTCGGCGGGCGGCCGGGCCATCGCGGTCACCCACGCCGGGGTCCAGGTGGCCACCCGCACCGTGTACGCGCCCGCTTCCTGGCCGCTGCGGATCGCCGCGTACGACAGTGAGGGCCGCCCCAGTACGGCCCCCGTCACCGCTCAGGACATCGCGGGCCCCGCCTGCTTCGCGGGCGACCTGCTGGCGGAGGACCGGGAGCTGCCGCTGCTCGGGCAGGGGGACTACGTGGCGGTGCTGGACACCGGGGCGTACTACTTCGCGCACCACTACGCGTACAACAGCCTTGCCAGGCCCGCGGTTTACGGGTTCGCGGCGGGGGCGGCGGCCGAGACCGCGTCCGGCGCGCGGGGTGTCCGGTTCGCGACGGTGCGGGACGCGCAGAGCGTGGCGGAGATCGTCGCCGAGTCGGGCGGGGCGCACACGGACGCGCTGCTCTGA
- a CDS encoding transcriptional regulator: MLVRLAGERATGALLRDRGTLYLVDGQVVHAESPVAPGIDVLLTTSGRLRPEGWRQALDRAGAHGRVGRFLVESGQVADGELEICHLGALHDAAYFALAPSSGPTRFRYGVGHWIGTVHPVPAEAVEREAARRRELLDRLWPYPDIDTAPVVRAPSRPDAPVTPRQRAVLDLVDGVRTPPGIARALGRPAFHTLIDVRRLAAAGAVETPRAPVPQAPAVPARYADAVAGVSPDPDVALLRRLRDALEATL; encoded by the coding sequence ATGCTCGTCCGCCTCGCGGGCGAACGTGCCACCGGCGCCCTGCTGCGTGACCGCGGCACGCTCTATCTGGTCGACGGCCAGGTGGTGCACGCCGAGAGCCCGGTCGCCCCCGGGATAGACGTCCTGCTGACGACCTCGGGACGGCTGCGCCCCGAGGGGTGGCGGCAGGCCCTGGACCGCGCCGGGGCCCACGGCCGGGTCGGCCGGTTCCTGGTCGAGAGCGGCCAGGTCGCCGACGGCGAGCTGGAGATCTGTCACCTCGGCGCCCTGCACGACGCGGCGTACTTCGCCCTCGCCCCCAGCAGCGGCCCCACCCGCTTCCGTTACGGCGTCGGCCACTGGATCGGCACGGTGCACCCGGTGCCGGCCGAAGCGGTGGAGCGGGAGGCCGCCCGCCGCCGGGAACTGCTCGACCGGCTCTGGCCGTACCCCGACATCGACACCGCCCCGGTGGTACGGGCCCCGAGCCGCCCCGACGCGCCGGTCACCCCGCGCCAGCGCGCCGTGCTCGACCTGGTGGACGGGGTCCGCACCCCGCCCGGCATCGCCAGGGCGCTGGGCCGCCCGGCCTTCCACACCCTCATCGACGTCCGCAGGCTGGCAGCCGCCGGCGCCGTCGAGACCCCGCGCGCACCCGTACCGCAGGCGCCCGCGGTTCCCGCCCGGTACGCCGACGCGGTCGCCGGTGTGTCGCCGGACCCGGATGTCGCCCTGCTCCGCCGGCTGCGAGACGCATTGGAGGCCACGCTGTGA
- a CDS encoding roadblock/LC7 domain-containing protein, producing the protein MSAEAEVLEELRRLRARVPLISGALAASADGLVLAQDTTSAEGESVAALTAAALGVAQRLTETTGQGAFRELLVRGEHGYVATYAAGPSAVLTLLAQPRINVGRLHLEARRSSTRIGELVDGALDRPESPRPGSQRPESP; encoded by the coding sequence ATGTCCGCGGAGGCCGAAGTGCTGGAAGAACTGAGGCGGTTGAGAGCCCGGGTGCCCCTGATCAGCGGGGCTCTCGCGGCCAGCGCCGACGGCCTGGTGCTGGCGCAGGACACCACGTCGGCCGAGGGCGAGTCCGTCGCCGCGCTCACCGCGGCGGCCCTCGGTGTCGCGCAGCGGCTGACCGAGACGACGGGCCAGGGCGCCTTCCGTGAGCTGCTGGTCCGCGGCGAGCACGGCTATGTGGCGACGTACGCGGCGGGGCCGTCCGCGGTGCTCACCCTGCTCGCCCAGCCGCGCATCAACGTGGGCCGGCTGCATCTGGAGGCCCGCCGGTCGAGCACCCGGATCGGGGAACTGGTCGACGGCGCCCTCGACCGGCCGGAAAGCCCACGCCCGGGCAGCCAACGCCCGGAGAGCCCATGA